A single genomic interval of Nitratidesulfovibrio sp. SRB-5 harbors:
- a CDS encoding PilZ domain-containing protein: MRRFRELRVHPDLLKRIDSAAEEMGITTTALVEGLLERYLLRRDAKSRDDADRRSFERHPIRLPGVVYVTEPDGHYGRYQPVELHDISLNGVGFRMPPNAELDMRLADAEFEVIFRLDDNNPPVRMRCRSTRNERGKGATRVGASFIGGDAASHALMERYFVQ, encoded by the coding sequence ATGAGAAGATTCCGCGAACTTCGTGTTCACCCCGACCTGCTGAAGCGCATCGACTCCGCCGCGGAAGAAATGGGCATCACCACGACGGCCCTCGTGGAGGGACTGCTGGAACGCTACCTGTTGCGGCGCGATGCCAAATCGCGGGACGACGCGGACCGGCGCTCCTTCGAACGCCATCCCATCCGGCTGCCCGGCGTGGTGTACGTCACCGAGCCGGACGGCCATTACGGACGCTACCAGCCCGTGGAACTGCACGACATCTCGCTGAATGGCGTGGGCTTTCGAATGCCCCCCAATGCCGAATTGGACATGCGCCTGGCCGACGCCGAGTTCGAGGTGATCTTTCGCCTGGACGACAACAACCCGCCAGTGCGCATGCGCTGCCGCAGCACCCGCAACGAGCGCGGCAAGGGCGCCACGCGGGTAGGCGCGTCGTTCATCGGCGGCGATGCCGCCAGCCATGCCCTCATGGAACGCTACTTCGTCCAGTAA
- the murJ gene encoding murein biosynthesis integral membrane protein MurJ: MKLFTRTHQMGAAALIMAASVFASRFMGLLRDKVISYLFGATAEADIYFAAFVVPDFINYLLAGGYFSITLIPLLSERFERDPEDGWRFFAAAFWWITIVICLMTGVAWWYAPELARVAAPGFDAPSTARLVRFLRIILPAQAFFLPGACVTALLYMRRQFAVPAMGPLVYNGCIIGGGVLSWALAPARGMEGFCWGVLAGAALGSLALPVLAAARGGGVRLRPVLRHPGVRRFALLALPLMIGQSVVVLDEQFVRIFGSMTGEGAVSLLNYARRIMLVPVGVVAQAAGVASYPFLAALAAKGESDAFDATLSTALRNALAVIIPLSVWMLLAAEPTMRLIFQGGGFAAAETLASAPLLRVMLCGVAFWAVQQVVGRAFYAHQDTVTPAVVGTLATLAALPLYVLAGHAGTRGTLGVAVAGTVAVAVYTVALALVWRRRHGGGGLSGIIGCGAKSVALCAAAALPAWPALAYAPLLAPASPAGQLWGAFLALAASGPVFAGAYLLLARRFAPELAEPVLSRVRPLLARLRGGRQGEDL; this comes from the coding sequence ATGAAGCTGTTCACCCGCACCCACCAGATGGGCGCCGCCGCCCTGATCATGGCGGCCAGCGTCTTTGCGTCGCGGTTCATGGGCCTCTTGCGCGACAAGGTCATCTCCTACCTGTTCGGGGCCACGGCAGAGGCGGACATCTACTTCGCCGCCTTCGTGGTGCCCGACTTCATCAACTATCTGCTGGCGGGCGGCTACTTCTCCATCACCCTCATTCCCCTGCTGTCGGAACGCTTCGAGCGCGATCCGGAAGATGGCTGGCGCTTCTTTGCCGCCGCCTTCTGGTGGATCACCATCGTCATCTGCCTGATGACCGGCGTGGCCTGGTGGTACGCGCCGGAACTGGCCCGTGTGGCCGCGCCGGGCTTCGACGCACCGTCCACGGCCCGGCTGGTGCGCTTCCTGCGCATCATCCTGCCCGCGCAGGCGTTCTTTCTGCCGGGGGCGTGCGTCACCGCGCTGCTGTACATGCGCCGCCAGTTCGCGGTGCCCGCCATGGGGCCGCTGGTGTACAACGGCTGCATCATCGGCGGCGGCGTGCTGTCGTGGGCGCTGGCCCCGGCGCGCGGCATGGAGGGGTTTTGCTGGGGCGTGCTGGCGGGCGCGGCGCTGGGCAGCCTTGCCTTGCCCGTGCTGGCCGCCGCGCGCGGCGGCGGGGTGCGGCTGCGTCCGGTGCTGCGCCACCCCGGCGTGCGCCGTTTCGCCCTGCTGGCCCTGCCCCTGATGATCGGTCAGTCGGTGGTGGTGCTGGACGAGCAGTTCGTGCGCATCTTCGGTTCCATGACCGGCGAAGGGGCGGTGAGCCTGCTCAACTATGCCCGGCGCATCATGCTGGTGCCGGTGGGCGTGGTGGCCCAGGCCGCCGGGGTGGCCTCGTACCCGTTTCTGGCGGCGCTGGCCGCCAAAGGGGAGTCCGACGCCTTCGACGCCACCCTGTCCACGGCCCTGCGCAACGCCCTGGCGGTGATCATCCCCCTGTCCGTGTGGATGCTGCTGGCGGCGGAGCCCACCATGCGCCTGATCTTTCAGGGCGGCGGGTTCGCCGCCGCCGAGACGCTGGCCTCCGCGCCCCTGTTGCGGGTGATGCTGTGCGGCGTGGCCTTCTGGGCCGTGCAGCAGGTGGTGGGCCGGGCCTTCTACGCCCATCAGGACACGGTGACCCCGGCGGTGGTGGGCACCCTGGCCACCCTGGCCGCGCTGCCGCTGTACGTGCTGGCGGGCCACGCGGGCACGCGCGGCACGTTGGGCGTGGCCGTGGCGGGCACGGTGGCCGTGGCCGTGTATACCGTGGCCCTGGCCCTTGTGTGGCGCAGGCGCCATGGGGGGGGCGGACTTTCCGGCATTATCGGGTGCGGCGCGAAATCTGTGGCTCTGTGCGCCGCCGCCGCGCTGCCCGCCTGGCCCGCGCTGGCGTATGCGCCGCTGCTGGCCCCGGCCAGCCCGGCAGGCCAGTTGTGGGGGGCATTCCTGGCGCTGGCCGCCAGCGGACCGGTGTTCGCCGGGGCATATCTGCTGCTGGCCCGCCGCTTCGCCCCGGAACTGGCGGAACCGGTACTGTCGCGGGTGCGCCCGCTGCTGGCGCGCCTGCGGGGTGGGCGGCAGGGGGAAGACCTGTAG
- a CDS encoding HAD family hydrolase has product MAKAKHTDAGTVPDDMHPANVPDRALLPDKALLLDWGGTLMRVMPRWMGPQHGWTDEEPMPHAGEVLCSLAAGWRLALASNASESDEGPIRAALAPMGVGPLLAGVYTWRSAGSPKPWPPFWSYALRDLGLPASRVVMIGDDWTGDVWGATQAGMHGIWFDPPRNGTVREARTAPRVRTMRDFRELPGLLAELGFEG; this is encoded by the coding sequence ATGGCGAAAGCGAAACACACGGACGCAGGCACCGTGCCGGATGACATGCACCCCGCGAACGTGCCCGACAGGGCTCTGCTGCCCGACAAGGCGTTGCTGCTGGACTGGGGCGGCACGCTGATGCGCGTCATGCCCCGCTGGATGGGGCCGCAACACGGCTGGACCGACGAGGAACCCATGCCCCACGCGGGCGAGGTGCTGTGTTCGCTGGCCGCTGGCTGGCGGCTGGCGCTGGCGTCCAACGCCTCGGAGTCGGACGAAGGCCCCATCCGCGCGGCCCTTGCCCCCATGGGCGTGGGGCCGTTGCTGGCCGGGGTGTACACGTGGCGTTCGGCGGGGTCGCCCAAGCCCTGGCCGCCGTTCTGGTCGTATGCGCTGCGCGACCTGGGGCTGCCCGCCAGCAGGGTGGTGATGATCGGCGACGACTGGACCGGCGACGTGTGGGGCGCCACGCAGGCGGGGATGCATGGCATCTGGTTCGATCCGCCGCGCAACGGAACGGTGCGCGAGGCGCGCACCGCGCCCCGCGTGCGCACCATGCGCGATTTCCGCGAACTGCCCGGCCTGCTGGCAGAACTGGGGTTCGAGGGCTGA
- a CDS encoding methyl-accepting chemotaxis protein has protein sequence MKLTILRKLLIMVICIVLLTAAAIFGTAHHFMKRGFADESAEAVTRLRDVVVRNIGDRSAKFLEEAALVAQHTDFVAAVAAGDGARATELAKRLMRDVGSDFMTVTDDKGNVLARGHSDKTGDSVLDQDTVRRALRGEASVGVISGTVVPFTLRAGAPIRRDGKVVGTVAIGTSLVREGFVDDIKSFTGLEVTVFKGDTRVMTTIVRDGKRAIGTRMDNPKVLETVFSAGKTFLARNQILGSEYETAYWPIRDMEGKTIGMWFIGMPVASIIDAQDRVTDSSLAVMAGVLPVMIGVAWLLARALSRPIARTTAFATSVAGGDLDSELAVRTGDEVGQLADALRSMVGTLKDKIGESQEQTRLAAEETRKSQQAMAEAEEARARGEQARREGMLHAARELEGIVDIVSAASEELSAQIEQSSRGAELQSRRTGETAVAMEEMNATVLEVARSAGLAADTAGDAKAKATAGSGIVEAMIDGIGVVQRHSETLNRDMDALGKSTERIGAILGVISDIADQTNLLALNAAIEAARAGDAGRGFAVVADEVRKLAEKTMTATREVGEAIGGIQQGAKVSIAQVGETVREVESVTGRAREAGQSLGAIVALADSVSDQVRSIATASEEQSAASEEINRAVEEVNRISTETSDAMRQSALAVSELAAQAQRLKAIIEQMQRDNA, from the coding sequence ATGAAGCTGACGATTCTTCGCAAACTGCTCATCATGGTCATCTGTATCGTGCTGCTTACGGCGGCGGCCATTTTCGGCACGGCCCACCACTTCATGAAACGCGGATTTGCCGACGAATCTGCCGAGGCGGTAACCCGGTTGCGCGATGTGGTGGTGCGCAACATCGGCGACCGTTCCGCGAAATTTCTGGAGGAAGCGGCGCTGGTGGCGCAGCATACGGATTTCGTGGCCGCCGTGGCCGCGGGCGACGGAGCACGCGCGACCGAACTGGCCAAACGGCTGATGCGTGACGTGGGATCCGACTTCATGACCGTCACCGACGACAAGGGCAACGTGCTGGCACGCGGCCATTCGGACAAGACGGGCGACTCGGTGCTGGACCAGGACACCGTGCGCCGTGCCCTGCGCGGCGAAGCGTCCGTGGGTGTCATTTCCGGCACGGTGGTGCCGTTCACCCTGCGCGCGGGCGCGCCCATCCGCCGCGACGGCAAGGTGGTGGGCACGGTGGCCATCGGCACCTCGCTGGTGCGCGAGGGCTTCGTGGACGACATCAAGTCGTTCACCGGGCTTGAGGTTACCGTGTTCAAGGGCGACACGCGCGTCATGACCACCATCGTGCGCGACGGCAAGCGGGCCATCGGCACGCGCATGGACAACCCCAAGGTGCTGGAGACGGTGTTCAGCGCGGGCAAGACCTTTCTGGCGCGCAACCAGATTCTGGGCAGCGAATACGAGACCGCCTACTGGCCCATCCGGGACATGGAAGGCAAGACCATCGGCATGTGGTTCATCGGCATGCCGGTGGCAAGCATCATCGACGCCCAGGACCGGGTGACCGATTCGTCGCTGGCGGTCATGGCGGGCGTGCTGCCGGTGATGATAGGGGTGGCCTGGCTGCTGGCGCGCGCCCTGTCGCGGCCCATAGCGCGCACCACCGCCTTTGCCACGTCCGTGGCCGGGGGCGACCTGGATTCCGAACTTGCCGTGCGCACGGGCGACGAGGTGGGCCAACTGGCAGACGCCTTGCGATCCATGGTGGGCACGCTCAAGGACAAGATCGGCGAGTCGCAGGAGCAGACCCGCCTTGCGGCGGAAGAGACCAGAAAGTCCCAGCAGGCCATGGCGGAGGCCGAAGAGGCCCGCGCACGCGGCGAGCAGGCCCGGCGCGAGGGCATGCTGCACGCCGCGCGCGAGTTGGAAGGCATCGTGGACATCGTCTCCGCCGCGTCGGAAGAGCTTTCGGCGCAGATCGAACAGTCCTCTCGCGGGGCGGAACTGCAAAGCCGCCGCACCGGCGAGACCGCCGTGGCCATGGAAGAGATGAACGCCACCGTGCTCGAGGTGGCCCGCAGCGCGGGCCTTGCGGCGGACACGGCGGGCGACGCCAAGGCCAAGGCCACGGCCGGGTCGGGCATCGTGGAGGCCATGATCGACGGCATCGGCGTCGTGCAGCGACATTCCGAAACCCTGAACCGCGACATGGACGCCCTGGGCAAGAGCACCGAACGCATCGGGGCCATTCTGGGCGTGATTTCCGACATCGCCGACCAGACCAACCTGCTGGCGCTGAATGCCGCCATCGAAGCCGCGCGCGCGGGGGATGCCGGGCGCGGCTTTGCCGTGGTGGCCGACGAGGTGCGCAAGCTGGCGGAAAAGACCATGACCGCCACCAGGGAAGTGGGCGAGGCCATCGGCGGCATCCAGCAGGGGGCCAAGGTGAGCATCGCCCAGGTGGGCGAGACGGTGCGCGAGGTGGAAAGCGTCACGGGCAGGGCGCGAGAGGCGGGGCAGTCGCTGGGGGCCATCGTGGCCCTGGCCGATTCCGTGTCCGATCAGGTGCGCTCCATCGCCACCGCCAGCGAAGAGCAGTCCGCCGCGTCCGAAGAGATCAACCGGGCGGTGGAGGAGGTGAACCGCATCTCCACCGAGACCAGCGACGCCATGCGCCAGTCGGCCCTGGCCGTGAGCGAACTTGCGGCGCAGGCCCAGAGGCTGAAGGCCATCATCGAGCAGATGCAGCGCGACAACGCCTGA
- a CDS encoding sigma-54-dependent transcriptional regulator → MADVLLIDPTRRYREYLVPAITAAGHACRVVSTCEEAVASGRRRACDVVLLDVDMPGPEGVACLPELSAMRGQPEVLALTAQRTGNRAEDAIRAGAWDVLLHPIPEPSVRQVLERCLYHHAAKVALIGQANIKRGDIIGTSLPLERCLHSLGVAARTDTNVLILGETGTGKELFARAVHENSERAGRGFIVVDCTNLPSTLAESILFGHERGSFTGADAARDGLFKQADGGTIFLDEIGDLDLSVQKSLLRVLQERTFRPISARNEVRSDFRLVAATNCDIEDMVRRGAFRKDLYHRLKTRIIQLPPLRERRDDIEPLARHYVDRICRQHRLAAKQMSPDFVEAVQLYHWPGNVRDLINALHFAVQAAFAEQRLYPQHLPVEIRGHVMRARRDQAPAREHEEEVHPPRHAPGTMGSADTGTGAGDNGRGYGTELGQSGPHGQPGLSGYSASPRLSGSSVAYGLPDGEGLPYGTGLPDGMGLSDGAGLPDGVARLGGAVMQGAAVHAGTGVAFARSAVDLHDGARAMHAPSPDTCPPPVERERFGFANEVFPSFRSAREVTMDRMESAYLMELIRRSRGEIASAIALSGLSRARLYELLQKHSISLRTGN, encoded by the coding sequence ATGGCAGACGTTCTGCTGATTGATCCCACCCGGCGGTACAGGGAATACCTTGTGCCCGCCATTACCGCCGCAGGGCATGCGTGCCGAGTGGTTTCCACCTGCGAAGAGGCCGTGGCCAGCGGGCGCCGCCGCGCGTGCGACGTGGTGCTGCTGGACGTGGACATGCCCGGCCCGGAAGGCGTGGCCTGCCTGCCGGAACTGTCCGCCATGCGCGGCCAGCCCGAAGTGCTGGCCCTTACGGCCCAGCGCACGGGCAACAGGGCAGAGGACGCCATCCGCGCCGGGGCCTGGGACGTGTTGCTGCACCCCATCCCCGAACCCTCCGTGCGCCAGGTGCTGGAGCGCTGCCTGTACCATCACGCCGCCAAGGTGGCCCTGATCGGTCAGGCCAACATCAAGCGCGGCGACATCATCGGCACCAGCCTGCCGCTGGAGCGCTGCCTGCACTCGCTGGGCGTGGCCGCCCGCACCGACACCAACGTGCTGATCCTGGGCGAAACGGGCACCGGCAAGGAACTGTTCGCGCGGGCCGTGCATGAAAACAGCGAGCGCGCCGGGCGCGGTTTCATCGTGGTGGACTGCACCAACCTGCCGAGCACCCTGGCCGAAAGCATCCTGTTCGGGCACGAACGCGGGTCGTTCACCGGGGCCGACGCCGCGCGCGACGGCCTGTTCAAGCAGGCCGACGGCGGCACCATATTCCTGGACGAAATAGGCGACCTGGACCTTTCGGTGCAGAAGTCGCTGTTGCGGGTGTTGCAGGAACGCACCTTTCGGCCCATCAGCGCCCGCAACGAGGTGCGCAGCGACTTCCGCCTGGTGGCCGCCACCAATTGCGACATCGAGGACATGGTGCGGCGCGGGGCCTTCCGCAAGGATCTGTACCACCGCCTGAAGACCCGCATCATCCAGTTGCCCCCCCTGCGCGAGCGGCGCGACGACATAGAGCCCCTGGCCCGGCACTACGTGGACCGCATCTGCCGCCAGCACCGGCTGGCCGCCAAGCAGATGTCGCCCGATTTCGTGGAAGCGGTGCAACTCTATCATTGGCCGGGCAACGTGCGCGACCTGATCAACGCCCTGCACTTTGCGGTGCAGGCGGCCTTTGCCGAACAGCGGCTGTACCCCCAGCATCTGCCGGTGGAGATTCGCGGCCACGTCATGCGCGCCCGGCGCGACCAGGCGCCCGCGCGCGAGCATGAGGAAGAGGTGCACCCTCCCAGACACGCTCCGGGAACAATGGGCTCGGCGGATACGGGAACCGGGGCCGGGGACAACGGGCGTGGGTACGGGACTGAACTCGGCCAGTCCGGCCCGCACGGACAACCCGGATTGTCCGGGTATTCTGCGTCTCCCAGGCTTTCCGGCTCGTCCGTCGCATACGGTCTGCCGGACGGGGAGGGTCTGCCGTACGGGACGGGTCTGCCGGACGGGATGGGCCTGTCTGACGGGGCAGGGCTGCCGGACGGCGTCGCCCGTCTGGGGGGCGCAGTGATGCAGGGGGCGGCAGTTCATGCGGGTACGGGCGTGGCATTCGCCAGGTCCGCCGTAGACTTGCACGACGGAGCCCGTGCCATGCACGCTCCTTCGCCGGACACCTGCCCGCCGCCCGTGGAACGGGAACGTTTCGGCTTTGCCAACGAGGTGTTTCCCTCGTTTCGCTCCGCGCGTGAAGTGACCATGGACCGCATGGAGTCCGCCTACCTCATGGAACTCATCCGGCGCAGCCGGGGCGAGATAGCCTCTGCCATTGCGCTTTCCGGCCTTTCCCGCGCCCGGCTGTACGAGTTGCTGCAGAAGCATTCCATTTCGCTGCGCACCGGAAACTGA